In a single window of the Rhodamnia argentea isolate NSW1041297 chromosome 2, ASM2092103v1, whole genome shotgun sequence genome:
- the LOC115740107 gene encoding LOW QUALITY PROTEIN: bZIP transcription factor 60 (The sequence of the model RefSeq protein was modified relative to this genomic sequence to represent the inferred CDS: inserted 1 base in 1 codon), whose amino-acid sequence MENLELPGDDLVLEFDSQNLLDELSPDTGSLLDAGDVNASSPDSLSWWIGEIESLLMQDDEQDVAFEPGQEVFDRFCADLLVDPAEGGPSEVAGGASDKESNSSGGGGGEREEKPVAGYNELSEDADDDPVSKKRRRQLRNKDSAARSRERKKSFVKELEMKSKYLEGECRRLGRLLQCFMAENQALRLSLENGSAYGASMAKQESAVLLLESLLLGSLLWFLGVMCLFTLTMSLQLRLVALPLENVGERDLRSRAPRGMRGHVFEVSMAQSFIMTRRCRGSRTKMKXCHFLPRALARRDLSYMGCHF is encoded by the exons ATGGAGAATCTAGAGTTACCAGGAGATGACCTAGTATTGGAATTCGATTCCCAAAACCTGCTCGACGAATTGTCACCGGATACTGGGAGCCTGCTCGATGCCGGCGACGTCAATGCTTCGTCTCCCGACTCTCTGTCTTGGTGGATTGGCGAGATCGAGAGCCTCTTGATGCAGGACGACGAGCAAGATGTCGCTTTCGAACCGGGTCAGGAGGTTTTTGATCGCTTCTGCGCCGACTTGCTCGTTGATCCCGCCGAGGGTGGACCGTCCGAGGTGGCTGGCGGCGCGAGCGACAAGGAGTCCAATTCatccggcggcggcggcggcgaacgAGAGGAGAAGCCGGTCGCCGGATATAACGAGCTCTCTGAGGACGCTGATGACGATCCTGTCTCTAAGAAACGGAGAAG GCAGCTCAGAAATAAGGATTCGGCGGCTAGGTCGAGGGAGAGAAAGAAATCTTTCGTGAAAGAGTTGGAGATGAAGAGCAAGTATCTAGAAGGGGAATGCCGGAGACTGGGGCGGTTGCTCCAGTGCTTTATGGCTGAGAATCAAGCTCTACGTCTCAGTTTGGAGAATGGCAGCGCATATGGTGCTTCCATGGCCAAGCAGGAGTCTGCCGTGCTCTTGTTGG AATCCCTGCTGTTGGGTTCCCTGCTTTGGTTCCTGGGCGTCATGTGCCTGTTTACCCTGACCATGTCTCTCCAATTGCGGCTGGTGGCGCTGCCACTGGAAAACGTCGGAGAGAGAGATCTGAGAAGTCGGGCTCCAAGAGGAATGCGAGGTCATGTGTTTGAAGTATCGATGGCACAATCTTTCATCATGACCAGGAGATGCAGAGGTTCGAGGACAAAAATGA CGTGCCATTTTCTTCCTCGAGCTTTGGCACGACGTGATCTTTCATACATGGGATGTCACTTTTGA
- the LOC115734386 gene encoding splicing factor U2af small subunit B-like yields the protein MAEHLASIFGTEKDRVNCPFYFKIGACRHGDRCSRLHNRPTISPTLLLSNMYQRPDMITPGVDAQGQPIDPRKIQEHFEDFYEDIFEELSKFGEIESLNVCDNLADHMIGNVYVQFKEEDQAAAALQALQGRFYSGRPIIADFSPVTDFREATCRQFEENNCNRGGYCNFMHVKMIGRELRRRLFGRYSYRGYRGARSRSRSMSPTRHRRDQERRERDYKDRDYRGNGRRGSREQYDKHERDGGGRRHHGSLRRSRSPIREGSEERRARIEQWNREREEKQ from the coding sequence ATGGCGGAGCACTTGGCATCGATCTTCGGCACCGAGAAGGACCGCGTGAACTGCCCCTTCTACTTCAAGATCGGCGCCTGCCGCCACGGCGACCGCTGCTCCCGCCTCCACAACCGACCGACCATCTCGCCGACGCTCCTCCTCTCCAACATGTACCAGCGGCCCGACATGATCACCCCCGGGGTCGACGCGCAGGGCCAGCCAATCGACCCCAGGAAGATCCAGGAGCACTTCGAGGACTTCTACGAGGACATCTTCGAGGAGCTGAGCAAGTTCGGCGAGATCGAGTCCCTCAACGTCTGCGACAACCTCGCCGACCACATGATCGGCAACGTCTACGTCCAGTTCAAGGAGGAGGATCAAGCTGCCGCGGCGCTGCAGGCCTTGCAAGGGAGGTTCTATTCTGGTCGCCCGATTATTGCCGATTTCTCGCCCGTGACTGATTTCCGCGAGGCCACGTGCAGGCAATTCGAGGAGAATAACTGCAACCGGGGTGGTTATTGCAATTTCATGCACGTCAAGATGATCGGAAGGGAATTGAGGAGGAGGCTGTTTGGGAGGTACTCATATCGTGGTTATCGAGGGGCaaggagcaggagcaggagtATGAGCCCTACTAGGCATAGGAGGGATCAGGAACGGCGTGAGAGGGACTATAAGGACCGTGATTACCGCGGCAATGGTAGGCGCGGAAGCAGGGAGCAGTATGATAAGCACGAGAGAGATGGAGGAGGTAGGAGGCATCATGGGAGCCTGAGGAGGAGCCGTAGTCCGATTAGGGAAGGGAGCGAGGAGCGTAGAGCCCGGATTGAGCAGTGGAAtagagagagggaagagaagCAGTGA
- the LOC115735840 gene encoding mitotic spindle checkpoint protein BUBR1 has translation MEDARIQNADPETAFLASKRQTGNEWELFKENVRPLKRGRNVNLLNDSLKSHTDNHLKKSLLDKRRKLIEAIDDYKGDDPLQSWLECIKWVQEAFPPGGDCSGLLVIYEQCVRAFWHSDRYRDDLRYLKVWLEYADNCRDAEVIYNFLDANEIGKPHSLFYISYALHMEAKNKMKTANEIFNLGISRNAQPIKKLEDAYRKFLARSMRRPLAIDEEKAENGLPARSFGTVLAKGEKTRQATLSSDLASRKQKPERVPLAICKDTNVDKSSSHQPDISKKEPNFWNNLGGRAERNKENNAQPAKWTSYKIPQKLGQRTGVAAASTCIEVFVDEECAETGKGGGKSSTLELRQGDGKDLKEATELLRENPLRNFPPNSLPR, from the exons ATGGAGGACGCTCGGATCCAGAACGCGGACCCAGAAACGGCGTTTCTGGCCTCGAAACGGCAGACCGGCAACGAATGGGAGCTGTTCAAGGAGAACGTGAGGCCCCTGAAGAGGGGTCGCAACGTCAACCTCCTCAACGACTCCCTCAAGTCCCACACCGACAATCACCTCAAGAAATCCCTCCTCGACAAGCGAAG GAAGTTGATCGAGGCGATCGATGATTACAAAGGGGACGATCCTCTGCAATCGTGGCTTGA GTGTATCAAGTGGGTTCAAGAGGCATTTCCACCAGGTGGCGACTGCTCAGGACTACTTGTGATATATGAGCAATGTGTTCGTGCCTTTTGGCATTCGGACCGCTACAGAGATGATCTCCGCTATCTTAAAGTCTGGCTGGAATAT GCTGACAACTGCCGTGATGCAGAAGTTATATACAACTTTCTGGATGCCAATGAGATTGGGAAGCCACATTCTCTGTTCTATATATCTTATGCTTTGCACATGGAAGCCAAGAATAAGATGAAAACGGCTAATGAAATTTTTAATCTCGGGATATCGAG GAATGCTCAACCGATTAAAAAGTTGGAGGATGCTTACAGAAAGTTTTTGGCACGCTCAATGAGAAGACCGTTAGCTATAGAT GAGGAAAAAGCAGAGAATGGGCTGCCCGCACGAAGTTTTGGAACTGTCCTggcaaaaggagaaaaga CAAGGCAGGCTACATTGAGTTCCGATCTTGCCAGCAGGAAGCAGAAGCCTGAGAG GGTTCCATTGGCCATTTGTAAGGATACAAATGTCGATAAGTCCTCGAGTCATCAGCCTGATATATCAAAGAAGGAACCGAATTTCTGGAATAATCTTGGAGGTCGAGCAGAGAGAAACAAAGAGAACAATGCACAACCTGCAAAATGGACATCATACAAG ATACCCCAGAAACTTGGGCAGAGGACTGGAGTGGCTGCAGCTAGTACCTGTATAGAGGTGTTTGTCGACGAAGAATGTGCAGA GACGGGCAAAGGTGGAGGCAAATCATCAACCTTGGAGCTCAGGCAAGGCGATGGCAAGGACCTTAAAGA GGCAACGGAGCTACTCAGAGAGAACCCGTTGCGCAATTTCCCTCCCAACAGTCTTCCCAGGTGA
- the LOC115736062 gene encoding calvin cycle protein CP12-3, chloroplastic-like: protein MASSSITPLNLSSSFSSRPILSPSTITSLGAATRRQEKRPRAATVKAMGGGGGGGAKYKGTKMREARLREIIEEKVAEAKEACEGEAAASAECRVAWDEVEEASQAKAHLRLKLEVLRQDPLESFCGDNPETDECHVFDGDEE, encoded by the coding sequence ATGGCATCCTCATCCATCACGCCTCTCAACCTCTCCTCATCGTTCTCTTCGAGGCCGATCCTCTCCCCGAGCACAATCACATCGCTCGGCGCCGCGACTCGCCGCCAGGAGAAGAGGCCGCGCGCGGCGACGGTGAAGGCcatgggaggaggaggaggcggcggagcGAAGTACAAGGGGACCAAGATGAGGGAGGCGCGACTGAGGGAGATCATAGAGGAGAAGGTGGCGGAGGCGAAGGAGGCGTGCGAGGGGGAGGCGGCGGCGTCGGCGGAGTGCAGGGTGGCGTGGGACGAGGTGGAGGAGGCGAGCCAGGCCAAGGCCCACCTCCGCCTCAAGCTGGAGGTGCTGCGCCAGGATCCCCTCGAGTCCTTCTGTGGGGACAACCCCGAGACCGACGAGTGTCACGTCTTCGACGGCGACGAGGAGTGA